The window CCTGGGTGCGGTCACGGAACAGTGCCGCGCGCGCGGCCCGGTCCTCCGGGATCGCCTGCTCGGGGAGGCCGAGCGCGCGGAGGAAGCGGCCCAGGGCCCGGGCCGGGTCGCCCGGACCGGCGGGGTCGAAGCCGCGCAGGTCCGCGAAGAGGACGCCGTCCGGGAAGCCCGCCGCGACGCGGTGGGCCCAGTGGAGCACCGTCGCGGTCTTTCCCACCCCGGCGGGGCCGGTCACCACGGCCAGGCCGTCCCCGGTCCGGTCGGGCCCGCACTGCCGGCCGAGCCAGTGGTGCTCCGACGAGCGCCCGACGAAGCCCCGGGGCGGCCCGGGCAGGTCCCCGACGGCCACCGGCGGCTCGACGGCGGCCGTGTTGTCGGAGGTGTCGGAGGTGTCGGGGGTGTCGGGGGCCTGACGGGAAGGGGCGCCCCGGCCGGGGCGGTCGGTGGCCGGCAGCTCGGCCAGGGCTGCCTGCAGCGCGGGCCCCGGTGCGACGCCCAGTTCCTCGTCCAGCCGGGCACGGGCCCGGTGGTAGACGCGCAGTGCGTCCGCACCGCGACCGCTCTGGTGCAGACAGCGCATCAGCAGGGCCGCGGTGGGCTCCCGCAGTCCGTCCGCGCGGACGCTCTGCTCCAGGACGGGGACGGCCGCGTGGCCCAGGCCGAGCCGCAGCTGGCGCCGCGCCCACGCGGTCAGGGCCTCGGTCCGGCCCTCGTCGAGCCGGCCGGCCAGATCGGTGCAGAGCGGGGTGGCCGGAAGATCGGCCAGGGCGGCGCCGCGCCAGAGCCCGAGCGCCCGCTGGAGCAGCCCGGCGGCGGTGGCGTCGTCGGTTGTCTCGGCGGCCCGCGCGGCCAGTGCCCCGGCGGCGAGGGCGTCGACCGCCCCGGGGTCGCCGTCGAGCCGGTAGCCGGGCGCGCGGGTGGTGAGCGTGAACCCCGAGCCGGCCAGCACCTTGCGCAGCGCCGCGACGTGCCCCTGCAACGCCGCCTTCGCCTGGATCGGCGGCTCGTCGCCCCACATCAGCTCGAAGAGCCGCTCGACCGCCACCGTCCGGCCCAGCTCCAGCGCGAGCAGGGCGAGCACCGCCCGCCGCTTCGCACCGCCGACCGCGGCGGCCTCGCCGTCCGCGCGCCACAGCTCGACCGGTCCGAGCAGCCGTATCCCCATCGTCCCCGTCCCGCCTGTGCCGTGCCGCGCCCTGCGGTGCCCCTGCTGTGCTGTGCCTGTTCCGTGCAGGGGTGGCATCGTACCGACGGGTAGCATCCCGGTGGCACCCGTCGTCCGACGGGGGAGGGGCGGCGGGCGACCTCCTGGCGCCCGCCCCGGGGCCGGGCCGGGCGCCGTTCCGGGTGCCAGGTCGGGCGCCGGGCCCGGCGTCGCGTCAGAGACCGCCGAGCCCCGGGGGGTCGTCGACGGGCGGCCCGGTATGCGGACCTTCGGGCCAGGAGACGGCCCCGGAGAGGGGGCCGAGCCTGCCGGTGAAGCCGCCCCGACGAACGGCGGTGGCGAGCAACTCGGCATCGTGCGCGGAGAGATCGTCGTTGGTGCGGGGGATCCACGGCTCGTGGTCGGCGTAGTGGGCCTCCAGCGCGGCCCGCCCCGCGTCCGTCCGGCTGCAGTGCCAGTAGTGGCCGCTCACCGGCGGGGCGGCGGCCTTCCAGCCGACCGCGAGGAGGACGGCCGTGGCCACGAGCGGGACCAGGAACGCGCGGCCTCCCTCGGCGGCGGCCAGGCCGACGGCGGTCAGTCCCATCGCGACGGACGCCACCTGGGCCCACACCAGCCAGGTGTGGCTCCGCTGCGCCGCCCGGGACCGGCCGGGGTGCCGCACCAGCCCCTGGTCGCCGAGCCGGTCACCGATCGCGAGGACGGCCCGGCTCCGCTGGAACCGGTTCATCCGGCGCCAGGTCCGGCGGCTCGGCGAAAGCCCGATCACCTTGATCACGTCGGCTTCGACCGCGTCGCGCGGCACGGGATCGATGACGGTGAGCACCTTGTCCCGCGCCCTCAGCCGCCCGCCCAGCACCATCGCGGCCATGGCCGCCCGGGCGACCCGGTCCTCGTAGAGCTGCAGGAAGGCCACCTCGTAGAGCGTGAACTCCTCGCCGGGCGCCCGCGGAACGACCGGAGCGTCCAGGAAGACGCGGAGCGCGCGCCGGTACCGGACGGCGCAGGCCGCGGTCGACCCGTAGGCGACGACAAGCAGCACCCACCAAGGCACGGCACAGTCCCTCCACCCCGCCGACAGGTCACCCGCCCTCTACCCCGCCCGGTCGCGCCCGACGCGGAGGAGCCCCCGGCGACCGGGCTGCCCGGGCGGTGAGGGGCACGCGGAGGTCCGACGGGGCGTCAAAAATAGTTCCAGGACACCTGCAACCTCACCGGGGTCGGCACGTCTATGAGGTTGAGACGGTCGGGAAGCCCGGGTGTCTCGATCCGAAGCACAGGTACAGAGATCCCATGGGGGAACCATGAACAACCACGTCCTTGCCAAGCGCCGTCTCGGCTCCGCCGCCACTGCGGTCGCCCTCGGGCTCGGCGCCGGGCTGCTGGCCGCCGCCCCGGCCTCGGCGTCCGGGATGTCCTACGTCCCGCTCTCGGCCGACTCCGCGGTGGCGCTCCAGAACGCCGAGACCGGCAAGTGCCTGGGAGTCGTGGACTTCCGCACCGACGACGGTGCGCCGGTCCGGCAGTCGTCCTGGTGCTCCGACACCGCGCAGCAGTGGCGGATCAGCGACGGCTTCCTCGTGAACGTGTACAGCGGTAAGTGCCTTGAGGTGCCGGGCTGGAGCACCGACCGGGGCACCGCGGTCGACCAGTGGACGTGCAACGGCGGCGCCAACCAGCGCTGGGGCAAGGTCAACGTGAACGGCACCACCTCGGCCGTCGTCAACTTCAACAGCGGCCTCGTCCTCGACGTCTCCGGCGGGGACCCGAGTGACACGACCCCCGTGATCCAGTGGTCCCCGGGCGGCCCGGCGAAGACGAACCAGCAGTGGGCGCTCAACCCCGTCGGCTGACCCGCCCCGGCCACCCGGCCCGGCGCTTCCGCCGGGCCGGGTGGCCACCCTTGCCGGCCGGGTGCGGTCGGCGCAACTCGCCCGCGCCCGGGGCTTGGTCAGGCTTCCGGGGCGATGTCGGCGCGGGGTCGCCGATGTCGACGTGTCCGCGGTGGCACGTCAACCTCCGGATGTCCTGGCCGTCCACCTCTGGTGCTTCGGCGTCCGGCCAGTAACATGAGCCCTCCTCGCGTTTCTGTAGGAGGTTGTCATGCAGGCTCGACTTGAACTGCCGTCCGGGTTCCGCTGGGGCGTCTCCACGGCGGCCTACCAGATCGAGG of the Kitasatospora sp. NBC_01246 genome contains:
- a CDS encoding RICIN domain-containing protein, whose amino-acid sequence is MNNHVLAKRRLGSAATAVALGLGAGLLAAAPASASGMSYVPLSADSAVALQNAETGKCLGVVDFRTDDGAPVRQSSWCSDTAQQWRISDGFLVNVYSGKCLEVPGWSTDRGTAVDQWTCNGGANQRWGKVNVNGTTSAVVNFNSGLVLDVSGGDPSDTTPVIQWSPGGPAKTNQQWALNPVG
- a CDS encoding TIGR04222 domain-containing membrane protein: MLLVVAYGSTAACAVRYRRALRVFLDAPVVPRAPGEEFTLYEVAFLQLYEDRVARAAMAAMVLGGRLRARDKVLTVIDPVPRDAVEADVIKVIGLSPSRRTWRRMNRFQRSRAVLAIGDRLGDQGLVRHPGRSRAAQRSHTWLVWAQVASVAMGLTAVGLAAAEGGRAFLVPLVATAVLLAVGWKAAAPPVSGHYWHCSRTDAGRAALEAHYADHEPWIPRTNDDLSAHDAELLATAVRRGGFTGRLGPLSGAVSWPEGPHTGPPVDDPPGLGGL